In one window of Leptospira bourretii DNA:
- a CDS encoding UDP-glucose dehydrogenase family protein, which produces MKVCVVGTGYVGLVAGTCFAEYGNDVICIDKDEKKINDLKQGIIPIYEPGLSELVERNHKEGRLHFSTSLKDGVESSEFVFIAVGTPTSDNGSADLRFVFAVAEEVGKTMNGYKIIVDKSTVPVGTADQVKAIVAKNTKHPFDVVSNPEFLKEGAAIDDFMRPERVVIGAESEKAAKKMSELYSPFVLNGNPIITMSIRSAELTKYACNAFLATKISFVNEIANLCDALGANYDDVRKGMGTDSRIGRQFLYAGIGYGGSCFPKDVRALLRTAEEVKAPMHIIQSVEDVNEKQKTRLTDKIFEHFKSTDMKGKTFGIWGLAFKPGTDDMREAPSIPLIYELHKNGAKIQVFDPAAAETSKYYFDGKVEYKKDAYSALQGADAMLLLTEWREFREPDFNKIKSLLKTPLVFDGRNQYKPTLMNELGFTYYSIGNR; this is translated from the coding sequence ATGAAAGTTTGTGTGGTCGGAACCGGATATGTGGGCCTCGTAGCAGGTACCTGTTTTGCAGAGTATGGCAATGACGTCATTTGTATTGATAAAGATGAAAAGAAAATCAATGACCTAAAACAAGGGATCATTCCCATTTACGAACCTGGTCTCTCCGAACTTGTGGAACGCAACCACAAAGAAGGAAGGTTACATTTTTCCACTTCCTTGAAGGATGGAGTTGAGTCTTCGGAATTTGTATTCATCGCTGTTGGAACACCAACCTCTGACAACGGTTCTGCTGATTTGCGATTTGTTTTTGCCGTCGCAGAAGAAGTCGGTAAAACAATGAACGGATATAAAATCATTGTAGATAAATCAACGGTTCCTGTTGGAACTGCAGACCAAGTGAAAGCAATTGTTGCAAAAAACACAAAACACCCGTTTGATGTTGTGTCTAATCCAGAATTCTTAAAAGAAGGTGCTGCGATTGATGACTTTATGCGACCGGAAAGAGTTGTGATCGGCGCTGAATCAGAAAAAGCAGCCAAAAAAATGAGCGAATTGTATTCTCCATTTGTTCTTAACGGCAACCCAATCATTACAATGAGTATTCGTTCCGCAGAACTTACAAAATATGCATGTAACGCCTTCCTCGCCACAAAGATTTCATTCGTAAATGAGATTGCAAATTTATGTGATGCGTTAGGTGCAAACTATGATGATGTAAGAAAGGGAATGGGAACTGACTCAAGAATTGGACGTCAGTTTTTATACGCGGGGATTGGTTATGGTGGATCTTGTTTTCCTAAAGATGTGAGAGCCTTACTTCGAACCGCAGAAGAAGTAAAAGCACCTATGCATATCATTCAATCAGTGGAAGATGTAAACGAAAAACAAAAAACTCGTTTGACCGATAAAATTTTCGAACACTTTAAATCAACTGATATGAAAGGAAAAACGTTTGGTATTTGGGGATTGGCTTTTAAGCCAGGAACCGATGATATGCGGGAAGCACCTTCCATTCCTCTCATTTATGAATTACATAAAAATGGAGCAAAAATCCAAGTATTCGATCCAGCTGCTGCCGAAACATCAAAGTATTATTTTGATGGAAAAGTAGAATATAAAAAAGACGCATATTCTGCACTCCAAGGTGCGGATGCGATGCTTTTATTAACAGAATGGAGAGAATTTAGAGAACCTGATTTTAATAAAATAAAATCGCTTCTAAAAACTCCTCTTGTATTTGATGGAAGAAACCAATACAAACCAACTCTTATGAATGAGTTGGGTTTTACTTATTATTCAATCGGTAACCGATAA
- the hisE gene encoding phosphoribosyl-ATP diphosphatase: protein MDFLLKLEELLRKRKEELPEKSYTAELFRDGVDRILKKIGEEAGEVIIAAKNPNEKELIHEIADLIFHLEVLMVEKGISLSTIAKELEKRHS from the coding sequence ATGGATTTTTTACTGAAATTGGAAGAACTACTCCGTAAACGTAAGGAAGAATTGCCTGAAAAGTCTTATACGGCAGAACTTTTCCGTGATGGAGTTGACCGTATTCTCAAAAAAATTGGGGAAGAGGCAGGTGAGGTGATCATCGCCGCAAAGAATCCTAATGAAAAAGAATTGATTCATGAAATTGCAGATTTGATTTTTCATTTAGAAGTGCTTATGGTAGAAAAGGGAATTAGTCTCTCTACCATTGCGAAAGAATTGGAAAAACGGCACAGCTAA
- a CDS encoding glycogen/starch/alpha-glucan phosphorylase, producing the protein MVVNNPRLITLLSEEQKADLASMEKQFAHHLEYTIGKNRFNLKNEDIYKALGHTIRDFLIDRLNVTHERYRNENPKRVFYFSLEFLMGRTLMNALINLGLYETIQVMLRGIGFELTDVLEFETDAGLGNGGLGRLAACFLDSMATLNVPGFGYGIRYDYGIFNQIIANGSQLEMPDHWDADGVPYEVVRSDISFSVGFFGHTETRVSGKGKIQHDWVPDETVLASAHDYPIPGFNTSTVNYLRLWAAKSSEEFNLDYFNHGDYMKAVQDKSISENISKVLYPNDTTEQGKVLRLKQQYFMVCASLQDILIQYRESNQNLKELPNFVAIQLNDTHPSIGIAELMRIFLDNEEMDWEPAWEIVTKVFSYTNHTVLPEALETWRVELFEKLLPRHLEIIYEINHRFLTEVRNKGILSDEEIQRVSIIEEGNEKRIRMANLAVIGSYRVNGVAELHSELIKKTIFQAFTKVFPEKFNNKTNGITPRRWLLQSNPSLANLISKRIGNGFTTDLSKLKELESFVDEADFQNDWRMVKQTAKDELSKLIKSETGITIDPKSLIDVQIKRFHEYKRQLLNILRVIALYRRIKENPSREMTPRTVIFGGKAAPGYYMAKLIIKLINNVAWVINRDPDVAERLKVVFLPNYRVSLAEKIIPGSNLSEQISTAGTEASGTSNMKFMLNGALTIGTLDGANVEILEEVGPENIYIFGLHTEEVFRLKEAGYQPADYIRKNDELHRVLLMIRENFFSMGEPGIFGPIYDSLYYTDNYLLMADFNAYDETQNLVARDYLDETTWTKKSILNVARSGKFSSDRTIREYAKDIWRVPLLDTVPPKTIYKLPQN; encoded by the coding sequence ATGGTTGTCAACAATCCTCGTTTAATTACCCTTTTATCAGAAGAACAAAAAGCCGACTTGGCTTCGATGGAAAAACAATTTGCCCACCATTTGGAATATACCATTGGCAAAAACAGATTCAATCTTAAAAACGAAGATATATACAAAGCACTTGGACATACCATCAGAGACTTTTTAATCGATCGTTTGAATGTCACTCACGAACGTTATCGTAATGAAAATCCCAAACGAGTGTTTTATTTTTCATTAGAATTTTTAATGGGCCGCACTCTTATGAATGCTCTCATCAATCTGGGGTTATACGAAACCATCCAAGTGATGCTTCGAGGGATTGGTTTTGAACTAACGGATGTTTTAGAATTTGAAACCGATGCAGGACTTGGTAACGGTGGCCTTGGCCGGCTTGCGGCTTGTTTTTTAGATTCAATGGCCACACTGAATGTCCCTGGGTTTGGGTATGGAATTCGATATGATTATGGAATTTTTAACCAAATCATTGCCAATGGAAGCCAATTGGAAATGCCCGACCACTGGGATGCAGACGGGGTTCCTTATGAAGTGGTAAGGTCAGATATTTCCTTTTCTGTTGGTTTTTTTGGTCATACAGAAACAAGGGTTTCGGGGAAAGGAAAAATCCAACATGATTGGGTTCCTGATGAAACGGTTCTTGCTTCTGCACATGATTATCCCATCCCTGGATTTAACACGAGTACGGTGAACTATTTAAGGCTCTGGGCCGCCAAATCTTCAGAAGAATTTAATTTGGATTATTTTAACCACGGTGATTATATGAAAGCCGTACAAGATAAATCTATTTCCGAAAATATTTCCAAAGTATTGTATCCCAATGACACCACCGAACAAGGAAAGGTGCTAAGACTCAAACAACAATACTTTATGGTTTGTGCTTCTCTCCAAGATATTTTAATTCAGTATCGTGAATCGAATCAAAATCTGAAAGAACTTCCTAACTTTGTAGCCATCCAATTGAATGATACCCATCCAAGCATTGGGATTGCAGAACTAATGCGAATTTTTCTCGACAATGAAGAGATGGATTGGGAGCCAGCTTGGGAGATCGTCACTAAAGTTTTTTCTTATACCAACCATACGGTTTTGCCAGAAGCTTTGGAAACATGGCGAGTGGAACTTTTTGAAAAACTCCTTCCAAGACATTTAGAAATCATTTATGAAATCAACCACCGGTTTTTGACTGAGGTTCGGAACAAAGGGATTTTGTCCGATGAGGAAATCCAAAGAGTCAGCATCATAGAAGAAGGAAATGAAAAAAGGATTCGTATGGCAAACTTGGCTGTCATTGGATCTTATCGGGTCAATGGGGTTGCCGAACTTCATTCGGAACTTATCAAAAAAACCATTTTCCAGGCCTTTACCAAAGTTTTCCCTGAAAAATTTAATAACAAAACCAATGGGATCACCCCACGTCGTTGGTTACTCCAATCAAACCCAAGTTTGGCGAACCTAATCTCCAAACGAATTGGAAACGGATTTACGACTGATCTTTCGAAATTAAAAGAATTAGAATCCTTTGTAGATGAAGCCGATTTCCAAAATGATTGGCGAATGGTAAAACAGACTGCAAAAGATGAATTGTCGAAACTCATCAAAAGTGAAACAGGAATCACCATCGATCCAAAATCACTCATCGACGTACAAATCAAACGGTTTCATGAATACAAACGCCAACTACTCAATATTTTGAGAGTGATTGCTTTGTATAGGAGGATCAAAGAAAATCCATCTCGTGAAATGACACCACGAACCGTAATTTTTGGTGGTAAGGCTGCCCCTGGTTATTATATGGCCAAACTCATCATCAAACTCATCAATAACGTGGCATGGGTCATCAATCGTGATCCCGATGTGGCGGAAAGATTGAAAGTGGTTTTTTTACCAAACTACAGAGTGAGTTTAGCAGAAAAAATCATTCCAGGCAGCAATCTATCTGAACAAATATCAACTGCAGGAACCGAAGCCTCTGGAACCAGTAACATGAAATTTATGTTAAACGGTGCATTGACCATTGGAACTTTGGATGGGGCCAATGTGGAAATTCTTGAGGAAGTGGGGCCTGAAAATATTTACATCTTCGGACTCCATACAGAAGAAGTGTTTCGTTTGAAAGAAGCAGGATACCAACCAGCGGATTACATACGCAAAAACGATGAACTGCACCGGGTACTTCTCATGATCCGGGAGAATTTCTTCTCTATGGGTGAACCAGGAATTTTTGGACCCATTTATGATAGTTTGTATTATACTGACAATTATCTACTGATGGCTGATTTTAATGCCTATGACGAAACCCAAAACTTGGTGGCGAGAGATTATCTGGACGAAACCACTTGGACAAAAAAATCCATTTTGAATGTAGCCAGGTCAGGTAAGTTTTCTTCTGACAGGACGATTCGGGAGTATGCCAAGGATATCTGGAGGGTCCCTCTTCTTGACACAGTTCCACCAAAAACTATCTACAAATTGCCACAAAACTGA
- a CDS encoding LIC12298 family protein: MIVRSIQQPAYNRHKDQGLAGQGPKKGFSQNQTGKTFEEYLLEAFQGEVVQNGEWVSPSLSTLGQKNLKRM; this comes from the coding sequence ATGATCGTTCGATCCATCCAACAACCCGCTTACAACCGCCACAAGGACCAAGGCCTCGCAGGCCAGGGCCCGAAAAAGGGATTTTCCCAGAACCAAACTGGGAAGACCTTTGAAGAGTATTTACTGGAAGCTTTCCAAGGGGAAGTGGTTCAAAATGGAGAATGGGTGTCCCCATCTCTCTCCACTCTTGGCCAAAAGAACCTGAAAAGGATGTAG
- a CDS encoding HEAT repeat domain-containing protein translates to MAFFSLSSVWGKEKELSPEQITKKKDVLSKMVRYGTSQERKQALGELTRFPKESAGELYTLVGEQLKTEKDMGMKIVLLKTIGDLDLKENKDSIIGLFEDVNEDVAKQAVTSAKKMKLAEATNPLLEKVKKEDFTKNSNSLSLYISALGELPEGKTAAPFLETKFREKFNNADMRGQIALYFGSVLYSDAESALMEVAFDEIQPTTLRCYSMNTLGKLKSETAKPKLYELLDSLKKTAGKLDAKKAQSLKIYAIGALVTMGDKEVFQELNEFARDDDSMVRLRAIEFMGNLKDPKALELLEYKRDRDPSPKVQKAAKKAIDQINGKETVPDEEKPSEEKSEEEPK, encoded by the coding sequence TTGGCCTTTTTTTCTCTTTCCTCTGTTTGGGGGAAGGAGAAAGAACTCAGTCCAGAACAAATCACCAAAAAAAAAGATGTCCTTTCCAAAATGGTTCGTTATGGAACAAGCCAAGAAAGAAAACAAGCATTAGGTGAGCTCACTCGTTTTCCCAAAGAAAGTGCAGGTGAACTTTATACCTTAGTTGGTGAACAATTAAAAACAGAAAAAGACATGGGGATGAAAATTGTTCTCTTAAAAACCATTGGTGATTTGGATCTAAAAGAAAACAAAGACAGCATCATTGGTTTGTTTGAAGATGTAAATGAAGACGTTGCCAAACAAGCTGTCACTTCTGCTAAAAAAATGAAATTAGCGGAAGCCACAAACCCCTTACTCGAAAAAGTAAAAAAGGAAGATTTTACAAAAAATTCCAATTCACTGAGCCTCTACATCAGTGCTTTAGGGGAATTGCCAGAGGGAAAAACCGCTGCTCCTTTTTTGGAAACCAAGTTTCGTGAAAAATTTAATAACGCCGACATGCGTGGTCAAATTGCTTTGTATTTTGGATCAGTGCTTTATTCTGATGCAGAATCCGCTCTAATGGAAGTTGCATTTGATGAAATCCAACCGACTACTTTGCGATGTTATTCGATGAATACATTGGGGAAATTAAAATCAGAGACAGCAAAACCAAAGTTATATGAACTACTTGACTCTCTTAAAAAAACAGCAGGTAAGTTGGATGCAAAAAAAGCCCAATCCTTAAAAATTTATGCGATTGGCGCTCTTGTGACCATGGGTGACAAAGAAGTATTTCAGGAACTAAATGAATTTGCTCGTGATGATGATAGTATGGTGCGACTACGTGCCATCGAGTTTATGGGAAATCTAAAAGATCCCAAAGCTTTAGAATTATTGGAATACAAAAGAGACCGGGACCCAAGCCCGAAAGTGCAGAAGGCTGCCAAAAAAGCCATTGACCAAATCAATGGGAAAGAAACCGTTCCCGATGAAGAAAAACCATCGGAAGAAAAATCGGAAGAAGAACCCAAATGA
- a CDS encoding LIC_11959 family protein, whose product MNWRVFTSLLIFLFAFSGISIDAEDDGRYTGPISRSEKRILDGKSEFQKSGTFPLEWKLFYKGKQGDFVVFYDLNGDEIHYRYRRNKFDLDAEFFVKDLFFGNPYRVKGEWIGYYFYSVDERGRRSSLPTPKKLPAEPKEFADRQSVPIFKLIEYIEVRTDDLLY is encoded by the coding sequence ATGAATTGGAGAGTGTTCACTTCTTTACTGATTTTCCTTTTTGCATTTTCGGGAATTTCTATTGATGCAGAAGATGACGGTCGTTATACGGGGCCAATTTCCCGTTCTGAAAAAAGAATTTTGGATGGAAAATCAGAGTTCCAAAAATCGGGGACTTTTCCCTTGGAATGGAAATTGTTTTATAAGGGTAAACAAGGGGATTTTGTTGTTTTTTATGACTTAAACGGGGATGAAATTCATTACCGATACAGACGGAATAAATTCGATTTGGATGCTGAATTTTTTGTGAAGGATTTGTTTTTTGGCAATCCTTACCGAGTGAAAGGGGAATGGATCGGATATTATTTTTATTCAGTAGATGAAAGAGGAAGACGTTCTTCTCTGCCCACACCTAAAAAACTCCCCGCAGAACCAAAAGAATTTGCCGACAGACAATCGGTTCCTATCTTTAAGCTTATTGAATATATAGAAGTTAGAACCGATGATCTTCTCTATTAA
- a CDS encoding ABC transporter ATP-binding protein: MPSVVLENLTKDYHGFSRPWKRILAGISFGYFGIDLNFTAIRSLNLRVGSGEILGIIGKNGAGKSTLLKLITGVISKDKGNLVVNGSVRALLELSVGFNPELSGEENVYYNGLVWGYKPSEIKELIDSIFEFAELKEFRNSPLKNYSSGMAMRLGFSLATAKRPDILIVDEALAVGDASFQQKCLKRIKEFSNLGSCILVVSHDLGLISYFCTRAILLDHGSLLFDGSPRLAIEEYMHVLAKKAEPSSVPNSESIQNVLVSLRNDKGLDTNHHFLGATATLRIEFQTTKTISDATIGFHIDSEKGIRIFGTNSYHLGKRNVKIQELERIVVEFQFPIQFSDGKYSLGVSIHKGETHMEGSYFWAESILDFEVERGKIEKFVGLCHLPTEFQIQTVSKSE; the protein is encoded by the coding sequence ATGCCTTCTGTTGTTTTAGAAAATCTAACTAAGGACTACCATGGATTTTCAAGACCTTGGAAACGAATATTAGCAGGAATCAGTTTCGGATATTTCGGCATTGATTTAAATTTTACCGCCATACGATCGTTAAATCTTCGTGTTGGTTCTGGCGAAATCTTAGGAATCATCGGAAAAAATGGAGCAGGCAAATCAACACTCTTAAAATTAATTACGGGTGTTATCAGTAAAGATAAAGGAAATCTGGTTGTGAATGGCTCGGTTCGGGCTCTCCTCGAACTCAGTGTTGGATTCAATCCAGAACTTTCTGGTGAAGAAAATGTATATTACAACGGCCTTGTTTGGGGATATAAACCATCTGAGATCAAAGAACTAATCGATTCTATTTTTGAATTTGCTGAGTTGAAAGAATTTCGAAATTCCCCTTTAAAGAATTATAGTTCCGGAATGGCTATGCGTCTTGGTTTTAGTCTCGCAACTGCAAAACGCCCAGACATCTTAATTGTGGACGAAGCCTTAGCCGTTGGTGATGCAAGTTTCCAACAAAAATGTTTGAAACGAATCAAAGAGTTTTCTAATCTTGGGTCTTGTATTTTGGTTGTGAGCCATGATCTTGGACTCATCTCTTATTTTTGTACAAGAGCAATCCTTCTGGACCATGGCAGTTTGTTGTTTGATGGAAGTCCAAGACTTGCCATCGAAGAATATATGCATGTCTTGGCCAAAAAAGCAGAACCTTCCTCAGTTCCAAATTCGGAATCGATCCAAAATGTTTTGGTTTCACTCCGGAATGATAAGGGATTGGACACAAACCATCACTTCCTGGGAGCCACAGCCACTCTGCGAATAGAATTCCAAACAACAAAAACGATAAGCGATGCTACCATTGGATTCCATATCGATAGTGAAAAGGGGATCCGTATCTTTGGAACCAATTCATACCACTTGGGCAAACGAAATGTGAAGATCCAAGAGTTGGAACGTATTGTTGTCGAATTCCAATTCCCCATCCAATTTAGTGATGGGAAATACAGTTTGGGAGTTTCCATCCATAAAGGAGAGACCCATATGGAAGGCAGCTATTTTTGGGCCGAATCCATTTTGGACTTTGAGGTAGAACGAGGAAAAATCGAAAAATTCGTAGGCCTTTGCCATTTACCTACGGAATTCCAAATCCAAACCGTTTCCAAATCGGAATAG
- a CDS encoding response regulator: MSKGYIICVDDEVSVLETLAEQLLARFGESHIIETAGSAEEALSLIDEIISSNDIVELIVSDQVMPGMKGDRFLEQVHHRLPDAIKILLTGQAGLDSAIYAINNGGLSRYVEKPWNIEELSKDIKDLLDKFRQNLENQHLIQALNRRIIELESQQQ, translated from the coding sequence ATGAGTAAAGGTTATATTATATGTGTCGATGATGAAGTATCGGTATTGGAAACGCTTGCAGAACAACTTCTGGCTCGATTTGGCGAATCCCATATCATCGAGACTGCCGGCAGTGCCGAAGAAGCACTTTCCCTCATCGACGAAATCATCAGTAGCAACGACATCGTAGAGTTGATTGTTTCTGACCAAGTGATGCCTGGAATGAAAGGGGATCGATTTTTGGAGCAGGTGCACCACCGTCTTCCTGATGCGATCAAAATCCTACTGACAGGCCAGGCGGGACTAGATTCTGCAATTTACGCCATTAATAACGGGGGACTTAGTCGGTATGTCGAAAAACCTTGGAACATTGAAGAACTCTCCAAAGACATCAAAGACCTACTTGATAAGTTCAGGCAAAACTTGGAAAACCAACATCTCATCCAAGCCCTCAACCGTCGCATCATCGAATTGGAATCTCAGCAGCAGTAA
- a CDS encoding tetratricopeptide repeat protein: MVRKILPIFFFLFSSSLFADSNWGSSIQKGFEIAKQDKKFIIVDVFADWCTYCLVLEKEIFPDPEVSKVLDQFVRVRLDGEEFPNLRKKYNIEGYPTILFIDGDGNYVTKISGLATKEDILVVSKRILQEPSLESYLKTELRKNQNSPDIHFRLGLLYFQNKEFEKAELQFTESIQKSKSLPVLKENAHFNLNLVKSIHGPKDSAVKSWKEYLELYPASSRKMTAKLYYGLTLKDAGESKLAKSILTEIKPQLVSETDKTMCNEALSEIERGF, from the coding sequence ATGGTTCGTAAGATTCTGCCAATTTTTTTCTTTCTTTTCTCAAGCTCCTTGTTTGCAGATTCCAATTGGGGAAGTTCAATCCAAAAGGGATTCGAAATAGCAAAACAAGACAAAAAGTTCATTATAGTTGATGTATTTGCAGATTGGTGTACATACTGTTTGGTTTTGGAAAAGGAAATTTTCCCCGATCCAGAAGTAAGCAAAGTATTGGATCAATTCGTTAGGGTTCGGTTAGATGGAGAAGAGTTTCCAAACCTTCGAAAAAAATACAATATAGAAGGTTATCCCACGATCCTATTCATTGACGGAGATGGGAACTACGTCACAAAGATTTCTGGACTTGCCACGAAAGAGGATATACTGGTCGTTTCCAAAAGGATCCTCCAAGAACCGAGTTTGGAATCCTATCTCAAAACAGAACTGAGAAAAAATCAGAACAGCCCCGACATTCATTTTAGGTTGGGCCTACTGTATTTTCAAAACAAAGAATTCGAAAAAGCGGAATTACAATTTACTGAATCCATTCAAAAATCCAAATCTTTACCAGTTCTCAAAGAAAATGCACATTTTAACCTTAACCTGGTAAAATCCATCCATGGGCCTAAAGACTCAGCCGTTAAATCATGGAAAGAATATTTAGAATTATATCCAGCTTCATCCCGCAAAATGACCGCTAAACTTTACTATGGACTTACGTTAAAAGATGCAGGTGAATCTAAACTAGCAAAGTCAATTCTTACAGAGATAAAACCACAATTGGTTTCAGAAACAGATAAAACTATGTGTAACGAGGCTTTGTCGGAAATAGAAAGAGGATTTTAG
- a CDS encoding ABC transporter permease — translation MEKVSILWALVRRDYALQYAGSFLGISWMFLQNLVLISLYALVFLVLNLKTPSTQEDFTAYLLTGLLYWIPIQELLVRGTGILTDNRSLLKRSSLGIDLFLWIPYVQFLIHSLVTSIPVFLYLAYSGKLNLSGIFFGYTILVFAGLYLMLLLHYLSRLNILLKDISPLIRLVSQLIFWGIPVLYYPTGYLKEWNRFNPFTIPLDIFRTSVISGYTPQFDWIQILPFLFFFLLVYLLAKRKFQSVILDHL, via the coding sequence ATGGAGAAAGTTTCCATACTTTGGGCTCTCGTTCGACGAGACTACGCACTGCAGTATGCAGGATCCTTTTTAGGAATCTCCTGGATGTTTTTGCAGAACCTAGTACTCATTAGTTTGTACGCACTGGTTTTTTTGGTGCTCAACTTAAAAACCCCCTCCACACAAGAAGATTTCACTGCTTATCTTTTAACAGGGCTCCTCTATTGGATCCCCATCCAAGAACTTTTGGTTCGTGGTACAGGGATTCTCACTGATAACCGAAGTTTACTCAAACGTTCCAGTCTTGGAATCGATTTGTTTTTATGGATTCCTTATGTTCAGTTTCTCATCCACAGTTTAGTCACTTCCATTCCAGTATTTTTATATCTGGCTTATTCTGGTAAACTAAACCTGTCTGGAATTTTTTTTGGGTATACCATTCTTGTTTTTGCCGGGTTGTATTTGATGTTACTTCTCCATTATCTTTCAAGGTTAAATATTTTGTTAAAAGATATATCACCTCTTATCCGTTTGGTGAGTCAGTTGATATTCTGGGGAATCCCGGTTTTATATTATCCTACTGGGTATTTAAAAGAATGGAATCGTTTTAATCCCTTTACCATTCCTTTGGATATCTTTCGAACCTCTGTCATTTCGGGTTACACTCCACAATTTGATTGGATTCAAATTTTACCTTTTCTCTTCTTTTTCCTTCTCGTATATTTACTTGCGAAACGTAAATTTCAGTCGGTCATTTTGGACCATCTTTGA